The genomic segment GCCGCACAAAGCACCTTGGGCTCGGCGAGAAGGGACGCGCAGGAGCGCTGAAACCGGAACACGCGTGGCCGCTGCGGAAGGGCGTCCGCCCGGCGTGCGGACCGCTGAGGGTATTCGGGATTGAATTTTATTTGTCCTTGTTGCTTGCTTTCACAGTGTCGACGTAGGAGAGGGGTCGGGGTTGTTGGGGTCTCTTTTTTTCTGGGAGGGGTAGCTGAATTGTGGGAGACCAGGGTGCACTTGACTTGGCTTTCCTGCTACTCTGCCTTGCCTTCTCAAGATGCGGGGGTTGGGAAGGGGACGGGGGACTCAAGGCTTAGAAAAGAGAAGGAGCCCGCTGCTGCCTGGAGGGCTAAGGGAGTAGAGGGTAGAGGTGGAGTTGAGTAGGGATGGGCCAGCCCGAGGAGcactgaggaggagaaggggtCTTCTCCTGCCTCGGGTCCACAGGATGAGTTTTGCTGGGAATGAGAATTCGGGTGTCTGTGGATAGGAGCGCTGAGAAATTGATGAGAAATTGACATGTCCGTGCACATGCATGAGGCGGCGACAGGATTTGTGTGTAAACAGTgtgaagaggtggaggagggcaTGGTGGGGGGGGGGGAGTTAAAATAATGTCTTATTGTCCTTTTGGCTTTCGGAACTCTCATCCTCTGTCTCGCCCCCTTTTTTTGACCCAGGGATCCAGCCGCATTATACACGAGTGACCTTTTAAATCTACGTCCACCCTTTACCTGGTAAAGCCCGTTGACagttggaggtggggtggggagagtgtAGGggtgctctctccctctctccctccctccgccTCTCCTCCCTCGCTCCCCCCTGcactcctctctcttcctccctcccacctccctcgcTCCCGCCCTCCCTGCTGCATTTTGCATGAGCTATCTAGGTCATTAGCATTTTAGCGTATGCAAGACTTGACAAAGCTGATGAGGGGCCAGATGGGCCTCGctcttatgtttttttttcttttttttcttcttcttcttcttcctctctctctctctctctctctctcccttttccccccTCCACCACTTGGGACCTAAGCGAGAGGACTGCAGCAGGCGAGTTCCGGAAGGCTGAATCCCCAGGTCCCGGCCCCGGACCGAGGCTGCTCGCCCCTGCGGCACGCCCGGCCCGGCTGCGCCTGCACTCAGCGATGGAGGTAAAGAGGCGGCGGCCGCGCGCCCTGCCCCGGCTGCCGCTGCCGAGCCCCTGCTGCTCTCCTTGTCCCTCGCCCTCTTCTTCCCCGTCCTTGCCCCCTTCAGTTTCCTGAGCAAAGCAGAGGGCGACATGGGTGGGTGGGTTTGCTGCGCTGGGGCGAGGTGGGGTCGATGTTGTTTTTTCATTGTCTGGAGCTGCAGGGGAGGCGAGGCGCGGGGAAGGGCGAGGGGAGCCGGGGTAATTAACACGGGGGAGGCACCCCTCCGTCTCCCACTTCCACCCACACCCCCATCCCTCCACCCCCTCCGCTTTGCAGGAAAAAGCCTGGATGCGAAAGGATGGGGGAGAACAAAGAGCCTTTGGAAGACGTCGCTGTTATCTCATTGTCTGTGTGATTGGGGGAGCTGCGGCGGGGAGGATGCTGTGGTCCCTTCCTCCGgcgctccccacccccatccctctCCCCGCTGTCAGTGCGCACGCACACGCGccgctttttatttctttttcctggtttTCTTATTCCATCTTCTACCCacccccttcctttctttcacctttccttccttccttccttccttcctcctttccttcctcaggAGAAAGGCCTCTCTCTCCGTGTTCACAGCGGACCTTGATTTAAATGTCCATACAATTAAGGCACGCGGTGAATGCCAAGAATGGGGCTGGCTGAGCACCGTGGGTCGGCAAGGGCCCGCCAAGGAAGGAGCGACCGACCGAACCAGGCGCCCTCCGCAGACCTCAGCGCAGCGGCTGCGGGCGCGAGGGGAGGGGTCTCGAGCTCCCTCCGGCTGCCTGTCCCGCACAGGAGCCCGTGGGGTGGGGAGGTGTGCAGCTTGTGACAGACAGGGGCTTAGAGATGCAAACAGACTCagggagagaaacagaagctGGTTCTGTGACAGAAGCAGATCTGTGCAGCACAGATGCGGTGTGCGTGGGGAGGGGGTCGCTTGGGAGCGCATTGCGGAGTGCTTGTGTGTGCAGATTTTTCTCTGGGCTCAGGACTCATTGTGTGTGGGTCGACACTTTCCTCCGTGACTGTGTTTTTGTTCTGAGCTGAGTTTTTCGATTTgcccttaaaaaaataataatttggcatCCAGAGACTGGCAGACTGCCTCAGGGCCTGGACTGCGGATATATTGTGTTCTACTTGAGGTTTGGGGAGGAGGGCAGGCGgttggaagggagagagggagctgTTTGTCACCCTTTGCTGTAGAGCTGAGAGCACCTGACAAGCTTAAGGAAGTCGCTAGGCTATGTGGACAAGAAGGAGCCAGTTCCTAGCGGGTTCACAAGCTCCATCGGAGCTGAAAGCCTGGCCATGGCTCTGAGGAGCACCTCACGCCCTCCCTGTAGCTGTTATTGCAGTTTCAGGCAGAGATCCAGGAGctgcagaggaagggagaggcaCAATAACCTACATGGACCCAAGGGAGACATgtgttcctttaaaaatgtgaacagaaggaaaaacagaatgtGTGCAAGTGGGGGTCTGAGGAAAGACTGTTTTGAAAGAGGCTGTCAGGGAATGGAAAGGGTTAAGCTTTTCATCCTGAAGAACCTGCTTCCCAAATCAGGCCTTCCTCCCATCACTAGACCCTGAGCAGCAGCTGGTCCTAGAGACCCCCCTCGTACTGCGCTGCCACAATCTCATCCCATTTCCAGCTCTGTATTAACCACCAAGCTGCAGCGGATGGGGCAAGACCTAAGCTCATTAATTTCCAGGTGGAGGAAATGGAGGAGGGGCAGGTCCCTGCAGTAGAGGGAGGAGCAGAGAAAGGAGGCCAAGAGCTGGATCCTTCTGCCCAGGAAGCCTGCTGCATCCCTTCCCCCTAGCATGGCAGAGGCCTggctttgcaaggccaaggccaTAAGGGATGTTTAGGAGATTAATTTGATTCCTGACACAGTAATCAAGGCCTAAGAGTCTCCACTGAAGCTTACTGAGGACTTCTTTCCTCTCCAAAGCCTCAGTCTAGCCTGCTAAATAAATTAGTATTCAGTGATGCCTTGGATCAGGGCCCCTCCCTGGCCTCAGTTcccccaaatatttattgagtacctactatgtgtaaTCCTTGTGTAATTTTTACCTCTTAGGCTCTTCATTTGCCCTCCTAAGGCAGTGTTTAGAGTCAGGCAGAGGTTAAGTGTGTAGCACCCCACCTAGATACTTCCAGAACCTTCTCTTGGTCTGCAGAATGTGGCACAACCTGCTTGCCCCCGCAGAGAGAAAGCTGCAGTGCACATCTTGCAGACTGCAGGTGCTGGGCTGCCTCTGGAGACCCAGAAGGCAAGCTTGGCTGCAGGACAGAAAGGGAAAACAGCTTCTCTCACCCCTGAGCCTTAACAAGCCTTGTCTATTTGCCATTGCCTTCAAAATATACCTCCCCTGAAACTAGTAGCTTTCTGAGTTCTGGTGTCCCCTTCGCACTTTCTGGACAGGTTTGGGAAGAAGAAAGCAGTCAGTGCTGGGCCTTATTGGGGTGTAAAGCCCCTTGCTCTGCCCCCTCTGCTCACTGTGAAGGCTGCTGGATGCTTCTTTTAGGCATGGTTTAAGCTTCTGATTACTAAAACCCTTGCCCCACAAATGTCCACATTGACGAGCCTCTTTTTGGTAATTGCTTCCCGGTAATTCCTTCAGAGGTTGCTGTACCCTTCGCGGATGTGCCCTCCGGTAAAATCTCCGGATGCCTTCCCACGTAATGCCCCTTTCAGATGCTTTAAGCTGAGAGCTTAAACCGCAGGTACCATGGCTGACGCCTGCTAGGTTTCTGCTGTGGATAATCTATGATGGGAGGGGCATATTTTTTACTTCATTACTTATGTAAACTCTTGTTCCAGAAAGCTTTAATGTGTGTGGGAGTGTTCTGGGTCTACTAGGTCTGTGTGCAAGGGTGTGGGCATTTGCCTGTGTCCACTGGGTGGGTCTCATTACAAAATGTATGTTTATGTAGGGCTTTAATGGTCGAAAATGGCAAAGAGACGAATGGACCACTTGGCCCTGTGTCTAATTGCCAGGCCCCTTCTGTGCTCAGATAAGGTGTCCAAGTGAAGGTCATCCCTTCCCTTCTGTATTTGGGGCCTATTTATGCCACCAGTAATTTTACAAGAAACGTGGATCTTTCTCCCCTTTGAGGGCATTTAACTCTTTAACATCTTCTCTCTTATTACCTATTTGAGCCCCTCTAGCTACAGTCTATGGCTTAAATGAAAGGGGAATTATATGGTTAAGAAAAAGTAGGACGAGGTTGAGGCAGTTTGCTGACTGAATATGTGAAGAAGGCCCTGATGGGCTCATATGCACCGCCGCCATCACAGTCCTCAACGTGATGCAAGCTTATATGATTCTTGAGGTAACTCTACCAGATACTTCCAGATTTAGAAATGTATCCAAGGAAAAATTGGTGATATTCTTCTTTCCCCTGCCAGAAACAGCCCAGATCTCCGCTTAAGCGGAAAAGAGATTGACCTTCTAACAGAGGCAAAGGTAAACTCCTGTAAGTTACTTCCGTTACCAAAGGGAGGGGGGCAGCTTTTGTGAATGTTTGAGGAGCTTTTGCCACAGAGATATTTGGAGGAGGGGTGTGcccatatgcacacatacattttcCCACATAACCACATCCAATGCTAGCATTTAGAGGAAGGCATTTAGCCACCAAAAGTCCATCCACCTATGCTGCTTCCACAgggaaaacattttctctttcctcctcttgaaCTTACATAATACCCTCCTCCCATTCCAACCTTAGAATGGAGTCTTTTGGGGGCAGCTGCAAAGCATTCTCCCTAGGACAGATGGAGCCTCCCTTCCCTCATCTACTCTGTGGGTGGTTTCAGGGCCCATGAGTCAACATAAGGAGTTGTGCTGGTGGTATGTGTGTTGGAGGCTGGGCTGGCTGATTCACAGTGACGAGGAtgtcaataataacaataatgagaaTGATGGTACCCAATAAagacttttttccccaaatcccATCTACAATTCTTTCATTGGGTGTTTTGCCAAGTCTTTCTCAATCTCATTTcagcttttttaaaagaaaatgtattcaataCTTAATTGCATCACAAATGTAGACATATAAGAAAAAAGGACTTCAAACGGAATTTGTGGGAGGCAATGTGTGCGGCTTTTTGCCTTATAGAGCTGTGTAGAAGGCCTGGAATGATCTTCCTGAAGCAAATTTAgatggccttaaaaaaaaaaaaaagaaaagaaaagaaaaaagaaaaaaaatcaggccttATTGAGGGCAAGGAATGTTCCAGGTCAGAATAAAAGTGTCAGCAACTCTCAATAggttcatctttttatttcctataCTTCTCCCTTTTGTCTTAAAATAGAAACGCTACCAAGACCTGAGGGACTGGGTCAGGGGCCGGGAAGCCCAGAAAACAAACTTCCAGAATCACTAAGAGCTTTCTGTCTCACAATTACACTGGGAGGGTTCTTTTGAAATTCAAATCCAACCTATTTGTTGCTTAAGCACACACAAAATACTGAGACCTGGAGTCCAGGAGGCAATACTTTGGCTGCAAATGCATATTGCAACTTCGTGTGATGTTGCCAGGGCGGTTCTGCGTCGAGTTGCGGCTCCACGACTGTAGGCGCGGGCCCCATTTCGGCCCCTGCCGGCCCGGACCGCGCCCAGGGCTTCTCAGTGACTCGCTTCCCAGCACGCACGAGGCATTGTCGTCTGTTTCTCTTGGAATGCACCAGAGACTTCCatggagaaaggagaagatgAGCAGGCGCtggtttcccttttcttttttgctcccATTTCccagtcttgatttttttttttttcctttctctttctctcctgaatCATGCAGACCTGGAACTCCTGAGATTCGGGTCCTCCTGCAGTTCCCAAAGCTTTGGACCCATCCGAGGTGTGGGTAGACGCGGGTTAGTCTCAGGTTCTTTCTAGGATGAGCACCAGGCCCAAGTTCTAAGTCGAGGGGGAGGCGAAGAGGTCAGGGCGCCCCCAGCTCAGGGCGACAAACGCCAGGGACTGTCCCCGGAGAggtcatttttccattttccatgcaCATTGATTTCACTCTAGCGCCAGATGGACACTCGACGGTCAACGTTAGAGATTATTACGGAGTCGGGGGGCAGGAAGAGGGACGAATCGAGGCGAGGGTACATCCTCAGCTTCCAAGGGTGGCCGAGCCAGACCGAAGGCCTGGGCGGGAGGTCACGTCCTCCCCTGGCCACCCGCAGCGCTCCCCAGCCGCAGGCCTGGGCCTAGACGCCGCATCCTCACGGCCGTGCAGCCGGTCAGCCTGTGTGCCCGGGGCCCGCAGTCCTGCTTCCTTCGTCCTCCTCTGGGCCTCTCTCCGATCCACTTCAGTACCTGCGGCCTTAAGGACCCCACCCTGCACCCCGGAAAGCCTCAGAACTTGCAAGAAAAAGGAGCTGGCAGGTGCAGCCTGGGAAGGGGTACAGACAGGGGGGAGGTTGGGAGAGGACCCCGCCGCGAAAGCGCTTGGGGGTTTGGAGTTTTATTTGCTGAGTCCGTCTCAGTGCATCCTCCTGAACTCCCCATTAGGACGCCCCGCCCATACCTCCAGCCTCCTCTCCCGGATAGTCCCAGTGACCCTGCCAGGGAGCAGGCATTTTCCCTCAGGACCCAGAGACGTGTCCTCGCCATCCCCAAacaccctccttcccctcccccgcAACCCTCTCCACAGAAGCCAAAACCACCACAAAAATCTTCAACCTGCAAGGAAAAAGACATATTCCTCCGTCGGCCTTAGTCAGCGTTAGTTCCAGATCCCACGCCGGAGGGGACCAAGCCGCTCGAAGTCGGTTGGAAGGAAGGCGCAGAAGGCTCTTTCTGTCTTCATGAATCTCCTTGCAAATGCAACCGCTGCTGCCATTAGGACGCGGTCTCTGTTTTCTAAAGAACTCGATTCcttccgtttcctcatctgttggGTCCATCAGCGTGCAGTGAGTGATACAAGGTCCCTTTGGGTCAACAGGCCGTGCACCGAAACAACTTTCGGAGCCCTGGCCTCAAGGTCATGGGCCGGGTGGTGCCCGACTGAGGCTGTGCCACTGAGACCTTCCGACGTGCAGGAAGGTGCCCTGAGCTGCACAGGGGGCTTCTGTCAGCCCCCTCCCACTCTACACAGATTGATGTGGCAATATTTATTCCCATTTAATTGAGACACTGGTTTAATTTCAGATTGCTTCGGCTTAAGGCCCAATGGGGTTTTCTGCAGCTCTTTTCCCCAATGCCTCTACAGAAATTAATTGCTGTTAATATCCAATTTTGGCTGTATTATTCGTTAGCCAATTATGTATCCCATAGCCCAGGCCCCTTGCTGCTTTCAGTCTCTGCTGGAATCAGCTCACACTATGCTGGGCTTCTGCTTTTCCGCTTTCCCCTCTATTCAAACTCTCTCCTCCCAAGACGATTTACCGGCCAGTCAGGCATTTTGCTTGTGTCCCAGTGCTGGCTGAGCTGGGGGAGGTGTCTTTAAGCCGTTTTCCCCCTTTTGAGGGAAATGTCTTCTTTGCAgtggaaataaataatttccgTTTAAAAAAGAATCTAAGCTTCTCCACTCTCTTCACTATCCCAAGGCTTGCTTTCTCTGGAGCCATTTTTGGAGAGTGGTTTTGCCTCAAAAGCAAGCAAGGTGCCCCAGCCTCAGGgctctcctccccacctccctagAAGTCCCTCTGAGACTGTGTTAAAGCCACCACATATACATAACACCATAGATTCAAACAGTGTGCTTGGAGGATGTCATTTCACATTTCAAGGAGGGAAACTTGAAAAAGCAATTTGGGAAAAGCACTATTTTCAGAGATGAGGAGGGCagctctcccctcctcccccacagAGGCCCTGGAAACCATTCCAGCCTTGCACTGCACAACCCTGCTCGATGGAGCTGATGCAACTGGGGGCAAGAGcctttaaaaagtgttattttgcCTTGGTTTTTTGTGCCTTGAGTTCAATGATAGACAGAAGCAAACACTTCCCATCACTGATGCTCTGGAAACAGAAACATACAAGTGAGAATCCTAAGGACAGCAGAGGCCCTTCTTTGTCTGCTTCCTGTCCTTCCCCCATTTGGAAAGAATGCCCCCCATGCCTTCATGTGCCCTCACACTTATCTCTAGCAGTTCTGTAACAACCTGCGCAGTGTCGGCATCAGAACCGAgtgcagagaaaacaaaaagtccaAGCCGCTGGCTTGGACTGCGGCCCCTACAGATGAAGCCCGAGGTGGGAGGTTTTCTTCTCTGCCTGGAAATCCTATAGTCAGATTTGTCGTAGGGGGGAGGTGGGTGGTGACTGTGGTGGAGGGCTGGGACATTGTTAAGAAGGTGCCTTACACAGAAGGCTCAATAAATACCACCCAAATTGGATGTAATTAAATTAGCAGCAGCTGTCCTGCTTTTCCTGTGGAAAAGCTACAATTAGGCATGAAGGCCTCTTGGGCAAAGGCTAGATAGAGTGG from the Papio anubis isolate 15944 chromosome 8, Panubis1.0, whole genome shotgun sequence genome contains:
- the LOC103886622 gene encoding uncharacterized protein LOC103886622 is translated as MGGWVCCAGARWGRCCFFIVWSCRGGEARGRARGAGVINTGEAPLRLPLPPTPPSLHPLRFAGKSLDAKGWGRTKSLWKTSLLSHCLCDWGSCGGEDAVVPSSGAPHPHPSPRCQCARTRAAFYFFFLVFLFHLLPTPFLSFTFPSFLPSFLLSFLRRKASLSVFTADLDLNVHTIKARGECQEWGWLSTVGRQGPAKEGATDRTRRPPQTSAQRLRARGEGSRAPSGCLSRTGARGVGRCAACDRQGLRDANRLRERNRSWFCDRSRSVQHRCGVRGEGVAWERIAECLCVQIFLWAQDSLCVGRHFPP